One genomic segment of Catalinimonas alkaloidigena includes these proteins:
- a CDS encoding ABC-F family ATP-binding cassette domain-containing protein, translating into MITANNISLQYGKRVLFDEVNIKFTQGNCYGIIGANGAGKSTFLKILSGEVTPTRGSVSIDTGKRMAVLKQNHYEFDEEQVLNTVMMGHSVLWNIMKEKNELYAKPDFSDADGIRAGELEEKFAEMDGWNAESDAAALLSGLGITEANHYKLMKELNGTHKVRVLLAQALFGNPDILILDEPTNDLDIQTVSWLEDFLLDFKNTVIVVSHDRHFLDTVCTHIADIDFSQIQLYTGNYSFWYQSSQLALSQRSSANKKAEEKKKELQEFIARFSANASKSKQATSRRKLLDKINVEEIKPSSRKYPAIIFNQNREAGDQILLIENLGKKLDGKTLFGDVNIRVNKGDKIAILSRESLAITAFFEILAGNEKADGGEFKFGQTITPAYLPNENAEFFDTDLNLIDWLRQYSEEEKDEVYIRSFLGKMLFTGEETLKKANVLSGGEKVRCMISRMMLTGGNVLMLDEPTNHLDLESITAFNNALKDFPGTVLFTSHDHEFTQTIANRIIEITPNGILDKLMTFDEYMEDEYIASQRDQLYSGKLVKA; encoded by the coding sequence ATGATCACAGCCAATAATATATCCCTACAATACGGGAAAAGAGTATTGTTTGACGAAGTTAATATCAAGTTTACCCAGGGCAATTGCTATGGAATCATAGGCGCTAATGGTGCTGGTAAGTCAACCTTCCTGAAAATCCTTTCCGGAGAAGTTACGCCTACCCGTGGAAGTGTGAGCATAGATACCGGCAAACGCATGGCTGTGCTCAAACAGAACCACTACGAATTTGATGAGGAGCAGGTATTGAATACAGTAATGATGGGACACAGTGTGCTGTGGAACATCATGAAGGAAAAAAATGAGTTGTATGCCAAGCCTGATTTCTCGGATGCAGATGGCATACGTGCCGGAGAACTGGAAGAAAAGTTTGCTGAAATGGATGGCTGGAACGCGGAATCTGATGCGGCTGCTTTGTTATCTGGCTTAGGAATTACCGAAGCAAATCATTATAAACTGATGAAAGAGCTGAACGGTACACATAAGGTGCGTGTACTGCTTGCCCAGGCCCTTTTTGGTAATCCAGATATTCTGATCCTGGATGAGCCTACTAACGACCTGGATATTCAAACCGTTTCCTGGCTGGAGGACTTTCTGTTGGACTTTAAAAATACCGTCATTGTAGTCTCTCACGACCGTCACTTTCTCGATACTGTTTGTACACACATTGCAGATATTGACTTCAGTCAGATACAATTGTATACCGGAAACTATTCGTTCTGGTACCAATCCAGTCAGTTGGCTTTGAGCCAGCGTAGTTCCGCAAACAAGAAAGCAGAAGAGAAGAAGAAAGAGTTGCAGGAGTTTATCGCGCGCTTTAGTGCCAATGCCTCCAAATCCAAGCAGGCAACCAGCCGCCGGAAGTTGTTAGACAAGATAAATGTGGAAGAGATAAAGCCTTCCTCCCGTAAGTATCCGGCGATAATCTTTAATCAGAACCGTGAAGCCGGCGATCAGATCCTATTGATTGAAAATCTCGGTAAAAAGCTGGATGGCAAAACACTCTTCGGCGATGTAAACATACGGGTAAATAAGGGGGACAAAATAGCGATCTTAAGCAGAGAAAGCCTGGCAATTACTGCCTTCTTTGAGATTCTGGCGGGTAATGAAAAGGCTGATGGAGGGGAGTTTAAGTTTGGGCAGACCATTACCCCGGCTTACTTGCCCAATGAGAACGCTGAGTTTTTTGACACTGATCTAAACCTGATCGACTGGCTAAGACAGTATTCGGAAGAGGAGAAAGATGAAGTTTATATCCGTAGCTTTCTGGGTAAAATGCTCTTTACGGGTGAAGAGACCCTGAAAAAAGCCAATGTACTATCAGGGGGTGAGAAAGTACGCTGCATGATCTCACGCATGATGCTGACAGGAGGAAATGTGCTGATGCTGGATGAGCCTACCAACCACCTGGATCTTGAATCAATTACTGCTTTCAACAATGCTTTAAAAGATTTTCCGGGCACTGTTCTTTTTACTTCTCATGACCACGAATTTACTCAGACCATCGCTAATCGTATCATAGAGATTACGCCGAATGGAATACTGGATAAGCTCATGACTTTTGATGAGTACATGGAAGACGAATACATTGCTTCTCAGAGGGATCAACTGTACAGTGGAAAACTGGTAAAGGCATAA
- the lpdA gene encoding dihydrolipoyl dehydrogenase, whose protein sequence is MAEQKYDVIVIGGGPGGYAAAFMAADLGMQAALVDPEENPGGVCLYRGCIPSKALLHVVKLKQEALEASEFGLSFDEPDINVKKVREWKNSVVQKLVGGLGQLSKKRKVEHIRGVAKFTDANTLEVEHDGKSQEVSFEHAIIATGSEPASIPGLEFSKNIMSSASALDLPDVPDSLLVVGAGYIGLEIGSVYAGMGSKVSVVEMTDMLMPGADRDLVDVFAKRNKELFEEIMLETKVAEISGKRKLKVKLEGKHEGEYKFDKVLIAIGRKPRTKNLGLENTQVETDDKGFIKVNEQRQTAESNIYAIGDVSGEPMLAHKASHEGKIAAEAIAGGKVAYEPKAIPAVVYTDPEIAWCGITENEAKAQDIPIKVVKFPWAASGRAATLGRSDGLTKLIFDPDTERILGVGIAGKNAGDLIPEAVLAVEMAAVAKDFSLSIHPHPTLSETIMEAADVLYGQATHIYRPKRKKK, encoded by the coding sequence ATTGGAGGTGGTCCGGGAGGATATGCCGCAGCATTTATGGCCGCTGACCTGGGTATGCAAGCCGCATTGGTTGATCCGGAAGAGAACCCCGGAGGAGTCTGCCTGTACAGAGGTTGTATTCCTTCCAAAGCCCTGCTGCACGTAGTCAAACTAAAGCAGGAGGCATTGGAGGCTTCAGAATTCGGATTGAGTTTTGATGAGCCTGACATCAACGTGAAAAAAGTCAGAGAATGGAAAAATAGTGTAGTGCAAAAACTGGTAGGAGGCTTAGGTCAGCTCAGTAAGAAACGGAAAGTGGAACATATCCGAGGTGTCGCAAAATTTACAGACGCTAATACACTTGAAGTAGAACACGATGGCAAAAGTCAGGAAGTAAGCTTTGAGCATGCCATTATTGCTACCGGCTCAGAACCTGCTTCAATTCCCGGACTTGAATTCTCCAAAAATATCATGAGTTCAGCCAGCGCGCTTGATTTACCTGACGTACCCGATTCGCTATTGGTGGTTGGTGCAGGTTACATAGGTTTAGAAATTGGTTCTGTATACGCGGGTATGGGGAGCAAAGTATCTGTAGTAGAGATGACTGATATGCTGATGCCGGGCGCAGATCGTGATCTGGTAGATGTATTTGCCAAGCGTAATAAAGAGCTCTTTGAAGAAATTATGCTGGAAACCAAGGTTGCGGAAATTTCCGGCAAGCGAAAACTTAAGGTAAAACTGGAAGGTAAACACGAAGGCGAATATAAATTTGACAAAGTTTTGATCGCCATTGGTCGTAAGCCAAGAACCAAAAACTTAGGTTTAGAAAACACACAAGTGGAAACTGACGACAAAGGTTTCATCAAAGTGAACGAGCAAAGACAAACCGCTGAGTCTAATATATACGCCATCGGTGATGTAAGCGGCGAACCTATGCTGGCGCACAAAGCAAGTCATGAAGGCAAAATAGCTGCTGAAGCTATTGCGGGAGGAAAGGTAGCATACGAACCCAAAGCTATTCCTGCGGTTGTGTACACTGACCCGGAAATAGCCTGGTGTGGAATTACTGAAAATGAAGCTAAAGCACAGGATATTCCCATCAAAGTGGTGAAATTTCCCTGGGCAGCCTCAGGAAGAGCTGCAACTTTGGGAAGAAGTGATGGATTGACCAAGCTTATCTTTGACCCTGATACTGAACGCATACTGGGGGTAGGGATTGCCGGAAAAAATGCTGGGGATCTGATTCCGGAAGCGGTATTGGCGGTGGAAATGGCAGCGGTCGCCAAAGACTTTTCGCTAAGCATTCACCCCCATCCTACCCTTTCTGAAACCATTATGGAAGCTGCAGATGTGCTCTATGGCCAGGCTACGCATATTTACCGTCCGAAAAGGAAAAAGAAGTAG